Within the Gloeobacter kilaueensis JS1 genome, the region GATGATCGACCAAGACGCGGCAGATACTGCCCCTGTAACCCAACGCACCGACTGGGCTTCCTACCTCGGTCGCCTGGTCGGTGGCCGCTATCGCATCGTCCGTTTTATCGCCGGCGGGGGGATGGGCCGCGTCTACGAGGCGCTCGACACCCGCCTGGCCGAAAAGGTCGTCGCCCTCAAGGTGCTGGTACAGCACCTGTTTGCCGAGGACGAACGGGCATTTGAGATGCTGTTGCAGCGCTTCGAGCAGGAGGCGAGATTGAGCGCGCTGCTGGGCCGCCACCCCTGCATCATTCAAGTCACCGACTACGGCATCGAGGACAGCAGGCCCTACCTGGCGATGGAGTACCTGGGCAAAGCACCGGAGGGGCGCTCGCTCACCCAGCTCATCGAGCAAGAAGGTGCCCTCGCCCCCGAGCGGGTCGTCGCCCTGGCCGCCCAGATCTGCGACGGCCTGGCCTACGCCCACAACCTGCGCGTCCAGGTCGAAGGCCAGACGATCCGGGGCGTGATCCACCGCGATGTCAAGCCCAACAACATCTTCGTCCTGCAGCGGGGCGAGTTGGGCGAGACGATCAAGATTCTCGATTTTGGCATCGCCAAGGCGGTGAGCGACGCCAGCATCGCCCTCGGCACCAACACCGGCTTTGTCGGCACCCCAAAATACGCGGCCCCCGAACAACTGCGCGGCGACCCGCCGGACGCACGCTCTGACATTTACTCGCTGGGGGTAGTGCTCTATCAGATGCTCACAGGCCGCCTGCCCCTGCAGCCCAAGACAGATTCCTTTCCAGGCTGGTATCAGTATCACAACTACGAGCAGCCGATCGGTTTCGAGGGCACCGCTGTCCCGACGGCTCTTGCGGCAGTTGTTCTGTCCTGTCTTGCCAAAAAGCCCGAGGAGCGTCCCCAGACGATGCAGGAGCTGGCTCAGCGGCTGCAGGTTGCCCTGAACACTCCCGATCCGCTGCCGCGCCGTCCGGTTCTGGGCTGGTTTGCTGCCGCTTCTCTGGTTGCCTTGCTGGTTGCCGCCGGCACAGGACTGATCTGGCAACAGCACGACCCAACGAAACCCTCCCCTGTTGCTGCCACCGCCCCGGTCCTTCAGACTCCGCCGCCAAAGCGTCCATCCTCCCCACCTACCAGACGCGCACGCCCAACCGCAGCCGGACCCACCCCTGCTGCCCAGCCCCCCCGCCGGAGTACGTCAGAACCAGCGGCATCGCCCAGTGTGGCAAAGCGACAACCCGCAGCGACAAAACCGCCGCCTGCCCGGTTGCCAGTTCTTTCTGAGCCGCCTCCCGCTCCCTCCCCGCCTGTAGTCCGGCAGGTTCCGGAACCCCTGCCCCGGCTGTACGCCGTTGCCCTGGGCACCGGCAGCACCGCCCGCAACGAGATTCGCGGCGAGACGAACACTTTTGCCCCCGACACGCCCGAAATTTATTGCGTCTGGAAGGCGAACGTGAGAACCAGCACCGAGCTGCGCATCGTCTGGGTGGCCGACGAGACGGGCGAAAAGCTGGCTGAGGACGGGATGCCCCTCAGTGGGGCGATGTCCGGCACCTTTAATCTCAGCAAGCCGGAGGACGGCTGGACAGCTGGCCGCTATCACCTGGAGCTGTACCTGGGAGAAGTCCTTGCTCAGTCGGTGCCGTTTACGGTGCGCTAGCGCCCTTTTAGACAGAAGCCGGGACGCGCCCGCAAACGCGCCGGGTTCCAGGCATCAGGTACAGGCCATCCGGCGGGGCAAGGGTCACTCCTCGCCGCACCGGCAATAGCGGGCGCGGGTGAACCAGGTGCATCTCCAGCTGGCTGAGAAACGTCGCGAGCACCAGCTTCATCTCGTAGAGGGCAAAGGCCATGCCGATGCAGCGCCGGTTGCCGCCCCCGAAGGGCAAATATTCGTAAGGCGAAAAAGTGCGCTCCAAAAACCGCTCGGGCCGGAAGCGATCCGACTCGGGGTAAATGTCGCTGCGGTGGTGCGTCAGGTAGATAGCGGCAGTCAACCGCTCCCCAGTCGTATATTCGTGCCCCAGGATCCGGACAGGTTTGCGCACGACGCGGGGCGATGTGATGAGGGCCACCGGATAGATGCGCAGAGTCTCAGAGCAGACGGCATTCAGGTAAGGGAGGCGGGCCACCGCCTCCGGATCGAAGTCGGTCCCGAGCCCGTCGAGTTCGGCGCGCAACCGCTGGTACACCTCCGGCAGGTAGTGAATCCAGTAGAGCGCCCAGACCAGAGAGGTCGCAGTCGTCTCGTGACCGGCCACCAGCAGCGTCATCAATTCGTCGCGCAGTTCGACATCGCTCATCGGCTCGCCCCGCTCGTCGCGCGCCGCCAGCAGCAAACTGAGGATATCGTTCGCCGCCGGGTCGGGCCTCTGCCGCCGCTCGCGAATCTCAGCATAAAGCAGCGCATCGATCTGCTCCAGGGAGCGGTTGAGCTGGCCACGGGGACTCCAGGGACCGAGATCGTCCGGCAACAAGAGCAATAGCCCCATCAACAGTGGCGCGCTCATCGTGTCGAGCATGTTGCTCAAGATCCGGCGCAACTGCCGCAGGCGCGCACCGCCTTCCAGGCCAAAGACTGCCTGCAAGATCACCGAGAGCGAGATGCGCTGCATCGTCGAGCGAATGAGAAAGGGACTGCCCGGCTGCAGCCCGGCGATTACCTGGGATGTGAGTTGGCGGATCAGCTCGCCGTAGGAGCGCATCCGCTCGCCATGAAAAGGCGGCATCAACAGTTTTCGCTGCTGCTGGTGGCGCTCGCCGTCGAGCAACAACAGCGAATTGCTGCCCAAAGTCGGCTTGAGCGCCTGGTTGGAGGCACCGGCATCGAAGGTGCCGCTCTCGGCGCTAAAAAGCTGCTGGATCGCCTGCGGGTCGCTCAGGAGCACCAGCGGTGGAAAGACGCCGATGCGCATCGTAAACGCATCGCCAAAGCGCCCTCGGGTGGCTTCGAGGTATTCGGTGGGCCGCCCCAACCAGCGCATCAGCTGAAACGGCGACGGCGAAGCGGGACCGGCAGGCAGAGACATGGCGAGACGACCACGAGCGTACCCCCACAGGTTAGCGCGCTGCCCAGCCTATTGCCGAGTGACAAATGGCATGTACGATCAGCTCAGGACTATGACGGAGGACCGATGGGCAAGCCCTGCTCACCAATCCAGCTATTGGCGATCTCCGGTAGTCTGCGGGCCGCCTCCTCAAATACGGTTCTGCTGCGGGCCATCTCCCAGCTGGCACCGCCGGGCGTCAGAGTCGAACTCTACAGCGCCCTGGGTGAGTTGCCCCACTTCAACCCCGATCTGGAGGGCAAAGAACCGCCGGTTGTGAGGGACTTCTGGTCCCGGATACGCGGAGCCGATGGTCTGTTGATTTCAAGCCCCGAG harbors:
- a CDS encoding serine/threonine-protein kinase, with product MIDQDAADTAPVTQRTDWASYLGRLVGGRYRIVRFIAGGGMGRVYEALDTRLAEKVVALKVLVQHLFAEDERAFEMLLQRFEQEARLSALLGRHPCIIQVTDYGIEDSRPYLAMEYLGKAPEGRSLTQLIEQEGALAPERVVALAAQICDGLAYAHNLRVQVEGQTIRGVIHRDVKPNNIFVLQRGELGETIKILDFGIAKAVSDASIALGTNTGFVGTPKYAAPEQLRGDPPDARSDIYSLGVVLYQMLTGRLPLQPKTDSFPGWYQYHNYEQPIGFEGTAVPTALAAVVLSCLAKKPEERPQTMQELAQRLQVALNTPDPLPRRPVLGWFAAASLVALLVAAGTGLIWQQHDPTKPSPVAATAPVLQTPPPKRPSSPPTRRARPTAAGPTPAAQPPRRSTSEPAASPSVAKRQPAATKPPPARLPVLSEPPPAPSPPVVRQVPEPLPRLYAVALGTGSTARNEIRGETNTFAPDTPEIYCVWKANVRTSTELRIVWVADETGEKLAEDGMPLSGAMSGTFNLSKPEDGWTAGRYHLELYLGEVLAQSVPFTVR
- a CDS encoding cytochrome P450; its protein translation is MSLPAGPASPSPFQLMRWLGRPTEYLEATRGRFGDAFTMRIGVFPPLVLLSDPQAIQQLFSAESGTFDAGASNQALKPTLGSNSLLLLDGERHQQQRKLLMPPFHGERMRSYGELIRQLTSQVIAGLQPGSPFLIRSTMQRISLSVILQAVFGLEGGARLRQLRRILSNMLDTMSAPLLMGLLLLLPDDLGPWSPRGQLNRSLEQIDALLYAEIRERRQRPDPAANDILSLLLAARDERGEPMSDVELRDELMTLLVAGHETTATSLVWALYWIHYLPEVYQRLRAELDGLGTDFDPEAVARLPYLNAVCSETLRIYPVALITSPRVVRKPVRILGHEYTTGERLTAAIYLTHHRSDIYPESDRFRPERFLERTFSPYEYLPFGGGNRRCIGMAFALYEMKLVLATFLSQLEMHLVHPRPLLPVRRGVTLAPPDGLYLMPGTRRVCGRVPASV